The Pseudomonas baetica genome includes a region encoding these proteins:
- a CDS encoding DeoR/GlpR family transcriptional regulator: protein MNLPPRQQQILELVRERGYVSIEEMATLFVVTPQTIRRDINQLAEANLLRRYHGGAAYDSSVENTAYAMRADQMRDEKQRIGEAIAAQIPDHASLFINIGTTTESIARALLNHNHLKIITNNLHVASMLSAKDDFDVLLTGGNVRRDGGVVGQASVDFINQFKVDFALVGISGIDEDGSLLDFDYQEVRVSQAIIANARQVILAADSSKFGRNAMIRLGPISLIDCLVTDQQPVPALAQLLSQHKIRLEVV, encoded by the coding sequence ATGAATCTGCCTCCCCGTCAGCAGCAAATCCTCGAGCTGGTCCGCGAACGCGGCTATGTGAGCATCGAGGAAATGGCCACGCTGTTCGTTGTTACCCCGCAAACCATCCGCCGCGACATCAATCAGCTCGCGGAAGCCAATTTGCTCCGCCGTTACCATGGCGGCGCCGCCTATGATTCCAGCGTTGAAAACACCGCCTATGCGATGCGCGCCGATCAGATGCGCGATGAAAAACAACGCATCGGTGAAGCCATCGCCGCCCAGATCCCCGATCACGCCTCGCTGTTCATCAACATCGGTACCACCACCGAATCCATCGCCCGCGCCCTGCTCAATCACAACCACCTGAAGATCATCACCAACAACCTGCACGTAGCGTCGATGCTCAGTGCCAAGGATGATTTCGATGTGCTGCTGACTGGCGGTAACGTGCGCCGTGATGGCGGTGTGGTGGGTCAGGCGAGTGTAGATTTCATCAACCAGTTCAAGGTCGATTTTGCCCTGGTCGGCATCAGTGGTATCGACGAGGACGGCAGCCTGCTCGACTTCGATTATCAGGAAGTGCGCGTTTCCCAGGCGATCATTGCCAATGCGCGGCAGGTGATTCTGGCGGCGGACTCGAGCAAGTTCGGGCGTAACGCGATGATTCGTTTGGGGCCGATCAGCCTGATCGATTGCCTGGTCACCGATCAGCAGCCGGTGCCGGCGCTGGCGCAGTTGTTGAGTCAGCACAAGATTCGTCTGGAAGTCGTTTAA
- the glpK gene encoding glycerol kinase GlpK — MTDIQNKNYIIALDQGTTSSRAIIFDRDANVVCTAQREFAQHYPQAGWVEHDPMEIFATQSAVMVEALAQAGLHHDQVAAIGITNQRETTVVWDKTTGRPVYNAIVWQCRRSTEICQQLKRDGHEEYIRDTTGLVTDPYFSGTKLKWILDNVEGSRERARNGELLFGTVDSWLIWKFTGGKVHVTDYTNASRTMLFNIHSLEWDSKMLEILDIPREMLPQVKASSEIYGRTKSGIAIGGIAGDQQAALFGQMCVEPGQAKNTYGTGCFLLMNTGDKAVKSKHGMLTTIACGPRGEVAYALEGAVFNGGSTVQWLRDELKIINDAHDTEYFANKVKDSNGVYLVPAFTGLGAPYWDPYARGALFGLTRGVRVDHIIRAALESIAYQTRDVLDAMQQDSGERLKALRVDGGAVANNFLMQFQADILGTQVERPQMRETTALGAAYLAGLACGFWGSLEELRGKAVIEREFEPSLDEVEKEKLYKGWKKAVSRTRDWAREDAE; from the coding sequence ATGACCGACATTCAGAATAAGAACTACATCATTGCCCTTGATCAGGGTACGACCAGCTCCCGCGCGATCATTTTCGACCGCGACGCGAACGTGGTCTGCACTGCGCAGCGCGAATTCGCTCAGCACTATCCGCAAGCCGGTTGGGTTGAACACGACCCGATGGAAATCTTCGCCACCCAGAGCGCGGTGATGGTTGAAGCGCTGGCCCAGGCCGGCCTGCATCACGATCAGGTGGCCGCCATCGGCATCACCAACCAGCGTGAAACCACCGTGGTCTGGGACAAGACCACCGGCCGCCCTGTGTACAACGCCATCGTCTGGCAGTGCCGCCGCAGCACCGAGATCTGCCAGCAACTCAAGCGTGATGGCCACGAAGAATACATCCGCGACACCACCGGCCTGGTCACCGACCCGTATTTCTCCGGCACCAAATTGAAGTGGATCCTCGACAACGTCGAAGGCAGTCGCGAGCGTGCGCGCAACGGCGAACTGCTGTTCGGCACCGTCGATAGCTGGCTGATCTGGAAATTCACCGGCGGCAAGGTGCACGTCACCGACTACACCAACGCCTCGCGCACCATGCTCTTCAACATCCATTCGCTTGAGTGGGATTCGAAGATGCTCGAGATCCTCGACATCCCGCGCGAAATGCTCCCGCAAGTCAAAGCCTCCTCGGAAATCTACGGTCGCACCAAGAGCGGCATCGCCATCGGCGGTATCGCCGGCGACCAGCAAGCGGCACTGTTCGGTCAGATGTGCGTCGAGCCGGGCCAGGCGAAAAACACCTACGGCACCGGTTGCTTCCTGCTGATGAACACCGGCGACAAAGCGGTGAAATCCAAGCACGGCATGCTCACCACCATCGCTTGCGGCCCGCGCGGCGAAGTCGCTTACGCGCTCGAAGGTGCGGTGTTCAACGGCGGTTCGACCGTGCAGTGGCTGCGTGACGAGCTGAAAATCATCAACGACGCCCACGACACCGAATACTTCGCCAACAAGGTCAAGGACAGCAACGGCGTGTACCTGGTGCCGGCCTTCACAGGTTTAGGCGCTCCGTACTGGGACCCGTATGCCCGTGGCGCGCTGTTCGGCCTGACTCGCGGCGTGCGCGTGGATCACATCATCCGCGCCGCGCTGGAGTCGATCGCCTACCAGACCCGCGACGTGCTCGACGCCATGCAACAGGACTCCGGCGAACGCCTCAAGGCCCTGCGCGTGGACGGCGGCGCAGTGGCGAACAACTTCCTCATGCAGTTCCAGGCCGACATCCTCGGCACTCAGGTCGAGCGCCCGCAAATGCGCGAAACCACGGCACTTGGCGCGGCTTACCTGGCCGGTCTGGCGTGCGGCTTCTGGGGCAGCCTGGAAGAACTGCGCGGTAAAGCGGTGATCGAGCGCGAGTTCGAACCGAGCCTGGACGAAGTCGAGAAAGAGAAGCTGTACAAAGGCTGGAAAAAAGCCGTCAGCCGTACCCGTGACTGGGCGCGTGAAGACGCTGAATAA